In Nymphaea colorata isolate Beijing-Zhang1983 chromosome 5, ASM883128v2, whole genome shotgun sequence, one genomic interval encodes:
- the LOC116253948 gene encoding transcription factor WRKY19-like, which yields MPGEEKGLKQEKLLGELNQGRQLANQLLNLFASPAVEDDGVLRTQRALVEAVVRSFDTAILVLRPVGGPKTAGNQDGGDGGGDLGSPKREKPQTKERGGSKRRKVEQMETTTRVIPALHYDDGYAWRKYGQKDILGSGHPRNYFRCTHKLDQGCPAQKQVQKLDHDPSLIQVTYMGSHTCKLTRVIQEMDGADPSDDQKQGFLLNFETNSMPSGFSFSSFAFLKQEENETLNESTTTPSNRTGCTSSPDFDAGESDHIFKELDQVGLDDGDGVCSFPELDMGVVSFLEFEDLDQSLEFFSS from the exons atgcCTGGAGAGGAAAAAGGGCTTAAGCAGGAGAAGCTGTTGGGGGAGCTGAACCAGGGGCGCCAACTCGCGAACCAGCTCCTGAACCTGTTCGCCTCGCCGGCGGTTGAAGACGACGGAGTACTCAGAACCCAGAGGGCACTAGTTGAAGCGGTCGTCCGGTCTTTCGACACCGCGATCCTCGTACTAAGACCGGTTGGTGGTCCGAAAACGGCCGGAAATCAAGATGGTGGCGACGGAGGTGGTGATCTGGGGAGCCCCAAGAGGGAGAAACCGCAGACTAAGGAGAGAGGAGGCAGTAAAcggag GAAAGTGGAACAGATGGAAACAACGACAAGAGTCATCCCGGCCCTTCATTATGACGATGGTTATGCTTGGAGAAAGTATGGGCAAAAGGACATTCTTGGCTCCGGCCAcccaag gaACTATTTCCGTTGCACCCACAAGCTTGATCAAGGTTGCCCAGCCCAAAAGCAAGTGCAGAAGCTAGACCATGACCCCTCCCTCATTCAGGTCACCTACATGGGCAGCCACACATGCAAGCTCACCCGTGTGATCCAGGAGATGGACGGTGCAGACCCAAGTGACGATCAGAAACAGGGGTTCCTCCTTAACTTTGAGACCAACTCCATGCCCTCtggtttttctttctcctcttttgCATTTCTcaaacaagaagagaatgagacGTTGAATGAGTCCACAACCACACCCAGCAACCGGACTGGTTGCACTTCTTCGCCGGATTTCGATGCCGGTGAGTCTGATCATATCTTCAAAGAGTTAGACCAAGTCGGTTTGGATGATGGTGATGGAGTGTGCAGCTTCCCGGAACTTGACATGGGCGTGGTGAGCTTTCTAGAGTTTGAAGATCTTGACCAAAGTCTTGAATTTTTCAGTTCATGA
- the LOC116255249 gene encoding WRKY transcription factor 55 — MEDYLYFALHGCFLAREFENSPPTQPDEFYKSCQTIAEAFTRAMNCLNSRNPVTALLRLPDVNGEQPDFAGIQLESSRAMDHVVHSNGVDLLVQLGGCSQSPETAVAEPSVSGAAGFPTLPGLKKRRGSYEKRTIRVPAPPIGNVDSMPDDGYTWRKYGQKDILGSTYPRSYYRCTNKTFYGCDAKKQVQRTDDDPRTYEITYCGHHTCHTTGPLPVAANPVAAAEQEMLEPLPAGGFAGTGPLFPVREAPVKTMEQQLLEYADAIFNSGSSSSNSMDSFFSPKGER, encoded by the exons ATGGAGGACTACCTCTACTTCGCTCTTCATGGCTGCTTCCTCGCCAGAGAGTTCGAGAACAGTCCCCCGACCCAACCAGACGAGTTCTACAAGTCATGCCAAACCATCGCCGAGGCCTTCACGAGGGCCATGAACTGCCTTAACTCACGGAACCCGGTGACCGCCTTGCTCCGCCTGCCGGACGTCAATGGGGAGCAGCCGGACTTCGCCGGGATCCAGCTTGAGTCCTCCAGGGCAATGGACCACGTCGTGCACAGCAACGGCGTCGACCTCCTGGTGCAACTCGGTGGCTGCAGCCAATCCCCCGAGACCGCCGTGGCCGAGCCGTCGGTCTCCGGCGCCGCTGGTTTTCCGACCTTGCCGGGATTGAAGAAGAG GAGAGGATCTTACGAGAAGAGGACGATAAGGGTTCCCGCACCACCGATCGGGAACGTCGACAGCATGCCGGACGACGGCTATACATGGAGGAAATACGGGCAGAAGGACATACTGGGGTCAACATATCCAAG GAGCTACTACCGGTGCACCAACAAGACGTTCTACGGCTGCGATGCGAAGAAGCAGGTGCAACGGACGGACGACGATCCTCGCACGTATGAGATCACCTACTGCGGCCACCACACGTGCCACACTACGGGGCCGCTGCCCGTGGCCGCCAACCCGGTCGCCGCTGCCGAGCAGGAGATGCTTGAGCCCTTGCCCGCCGGAGGGTTCGCCGGCACCGGACCACTCTTTCCGGTGAGGGAAGCGCCTGTGAAGACCATGGAGCAGCAGCTGCTGGAGTATGCAGACGCCATATTCAATtcaggcagcagcagcagcaacagcatgGACTCATTCTTCTCACCCAAAGGGGAGAGGTAG